A genome region from Anastrepha obliqua isolate idAnaObli1 chromosome 4, idAnaObli1_1.0, whole genome shotgun sequence includes the following:
- the LOC129246283 gene encoding transcription factor grauzone-like: protein MFYEQSCLLCLEKTSATDGRINIDSKDPQSVKIREAIKQHFREELSMIPFLTTKVVCNQCWELVQSFDEFYVRVQKAHLAASDKLKSLQELEIEVKEIKVETDTLDELNSSPKHKNKHSRGLENVEENIISLQGNGDKNEQLHNVNVESFAIKSEAIQDDTLDANYSPQISEDESESSSSVSESVVKLEEEEILDRAPHKILRTKGRSKQKRTQQKGEAKQQNERRHKAKDYDEFIAQNFKLNCFLCQKSLTDFKELKSHFRENHQTNGYVKCCGKKLFDRGVLVDHIRVHINPEYFKCQHCDKVLCDRSGLKMHLQYFHGSRERTYHCIICSKGFLSRKVLTRHCLIHAPDEQKNVKCEQCDKAFCNQYSMKQHLALVHLNLYAKICDICGKALKSTKSLREHMATHTGEVLCTCTFCPQTFNSKSSMYTHRKRQHPKEWAENCANKRMFPGIVQKIQSDLRSTI from the exons ATGTTTTATGAGCAATCGTGCTTACTGTGCTTGGAAAAAACCAGCGCAACCGATGGTCGAATAAATATTGATTCTAAAGATCCGCAATCAGTAAAGATTCGTGAGGCAATTAAACAACATTTTAGAGAAGAG CTCAGTATGATACCCTTTTTAACAACCAAAGTCGTGTGTAACCAATGCTGGGAATTGGTACAATCTTTTGATGAGTTTTATGTTCGTGTACAGAAGGCGCACTTAGCAGCGAGCGACAAACTTAAATCTTTGCAAGAGTTGGAGATagaagtaaaagaaattaaagtagAGACAGACACATTAGACGAGTTAAATTCTTCtccaaaacataaaaataaacactCACGCGGTCtcgaaaatgttgaggaaaatataATTTCCTTACAAGGAAACGGAGATAAGAATGAACAGTTGCATAATGTAAATGTAGAAAGTTTTGCTATTAAGAGTGAAGCTATACAAGATGATACACTGGATGCAAATTATTCCCCGCAAATATCAGAAGATGAGAGTGAATCAAGTAGCTCAGTGTCAGAAAGTGTTGTGAAGCTGGAAGAGGAAGAGATATTAGACCGTGCACCGCATAAAATATTGCGAACTAAAGGAAGGTCAAAACAAAAGCGAACCCAGCAAAAGGGAGAAGCAAAGCAACAGAATGAAAGGCGACATAAAGCCAAAGACTATGATGAATttattgcacaaaattttaaattaaactgtTTTCTTTGTCAAAAGTCTCTAACAGATTTCAAGGAACTAAAAAGTCATTTTCGGGAAAACCACCAAACCAACGGATATGTAAAATGTTGTGGCAAGAAATTATTTGACCGAGGTGTGCTCGTTGATCATATTCGTGTTCACATCAACCCAGAATACTTCAAATGTCAACACTGCGACAAGGTATTATGTGATCGAAGTGGTCTGAAAATGCATTTGCAGTATTTCCATGGTTCCAGAGAACGTACTTATCATTGCATTATTTGTTCTAAAGGCTTTTTGAGCCGAAAAGTTCTCACTCGACATTGTCTAATCCATGCTCCCgacgaacaaaaaaatgttaagtgcgAACAATGTGATAAAGC ATTCTGTAATCAATATAGCATGAAACAACACTTAGCGCTAGTTCATCTAAATTTATATGCGAAGATATGTGATATTTGCGGCAAAGCACTCAAATCGACAAAAAGCTTACGa GAACATATGGCAACACATACAGGAGAAGTTTTGTGTACTTGTACATTTTGCCCTCAAACGTTCAATTCTAAATCGAGCATGTACACTCATCGCAAACGACAGCATCCAAAAGAATGGGCAGAAAATTGTGCAAACAAAAGAATGTTCCCTGGAAtagtacaaaaaattcaaagtgatttAAGGTCCACAATATAA